Genomic segment of Synergistaceae bacterium:
CTTCCTCCTTCTGCATTGAGATATAAAGGGGAGCATACTACCCCTTTACCTTGAGCGCCCCGACCGAGGCCTTAAGGGCCTCCTCAAGACGCGCCGTCATCGTGTCCATCTCCTCTCCAGTTACGGTGAGCGGAGGCGCAAAGAGGAACTGGTCCCCCGCCACCCCTCCGATCTGCCCGGTGCCCGGATAGATCACGAGTCCGCGCTTCATGCACTCCTCGGTGACGACCGCCGCCGCCTTCATCGCAGGCGGGAACGGGGACTTGCTCTCCTTGTCCGAGACAAGCTCTATCCCCCGCATCATGCCAAGGCCGCGCACCTCTCCGACTATCGGGATCTCCTCCAGGGAGGGTATCCTCTCCTCGAACCTCCTGCCCATTGCCACGGCGTTTTCAAAGACGTTGTTCTTCTTCATGTACCTGATGGTCGCTGTCACGGCCGCCGCTGTAACCGGGTTGCCGTTGTATGTGAAGCCGTGCTGGAAAGCTCCGCTTCCGTCCCTGATCCTCTCCGCGATCCCCTTTCTGACGATCATCGCGCCCACCGGAGCGTACCCTCCGGACAGAGCCTTGGCGGAGCAGATGATGTCCGGGACCACGTCCCAGTGCTGGGTGCAGAAGGGCTTTCCCGCCCTCCCCATGCCGCTCATGATCTCGTCGGCCACCAGCAGCACATCGTACTTCGTGCAGATCTCGCGCACTATCGGCCAGTACTCCTTCGGTGGATTCAGAGCGCCCACGGTGGAGCCGACCACAGGCTCCGCGAAAAAGGCCGCGACCGACTCGGCCCCTATGCGCAGGATCTCGTCCTCCAATGAGTGAGCGCAGGCGACGCCGCACTCCGGATACTTAAGGTTGAACGGACAACGGTAGCAGTAGTGAGCCTGGATCTTCGGCGCCTCGAGGAACAGCGGAGCGAATATACGCCTCCTGCCCATGTTCCCGGCGAGCCCCATCGTGCCGGTGGTGCCCCCGTGGTAGGAGTTCCAGCGGGCGACCATCCTGAACTTGCCCGACCCGGGCCCGTCGCGCTCCACGAAGTACTGGCGCGCCATCTTCATCGCGGACTCGATCGCCTCGCTTCCCCCGCTGACGAACCATACGTAGTCGAGGTCTCCCTGGGTCAACGACGCGACCTCGGCGGCCGCCTCGACCGAGACTTTGTTGTTCCACCTTGATGGATGAGCGAACTCCATGGTCAGAAGCTGCTCGTGGATGGCGTCGGCCACCTCCTTCACTCCGTGCCCTATATTCGACAGCAGAGCTCCGCAACAGCCATCCATGTAGGCGTCGCCCTTCTCGTCGTACAGATAAACCCCCTCTCCTCGCACGGCAGTCCTGAGTTTTCCCTTGAAGTTCCTAGGTATCAGATGTCCCAGATCCACTTGGCGCCAACTCCTTTCACCGCTCGTTTGAAATACCGGCTCTATACTCTTGTTTCACCGGCGCTTTCTGCTGAATGTAGACCTCCTCCTCCTCCCAACGCTTCTCCAACATCGACAGCTTTCGGGTGACGTCGTCCCCCAGACGCTGAGCGACACTGAGAATCAGGCAGTTCAACACGCTCATGGGCGCGGCGAACGAATCGATAAAAGAAACCGGCCGGTACGGTACCGCCACCGTGTACTTGGACCTGACCGCCAGCGGACTCGCCATGTCGTCCGTAATGGACGCGGTGGTCAGGCCGAGCTTCGACGCCGTCTCGAGGACTTTCACGGTCCACGCGGAATAGCGGGGAAAGCTTATCCCCAGGACGAGACCGTCGCGGGGCGAGTTCAACAGCATCTCAAAGGGCATATCCGGGCTGATGCTCTTCACGTTCGGCAAGATCCAGGACAGGTAGAACTGGAGGTAGTATGAGAGAGAGTACGAGCTTCTGTAACCTGCCAGGTAGACCGCCCCCGCGGAGGCTATCGCCTCTCCCAGCCTCTTGACGTCCTCGAAGGAGACGGACGAAAGGGCCATGTCGATCGTACCCATGTCCTTGTGCAGGGCCCGTTCGAAGTAGTCCTGCTCCTGCGATGCGCCGTACTCCCTTATCCTCTCCAGGGTCGACAGCCTGTCGAGCAGCAGGCCGCTCATGGCGCCTCGGAGCTGGTGATAGCCGGAGAACCCCAGCAGGTGAGCAAGACGAATGACAGTCGTCTCGCTGACGCCCACCATCTTCCCAAGCTGGGACGCCGTCAAAAATGCGGCGTCGTATGGGTTTTCGATGATATAGCCGGCGACCATCCTTTGTCCCGGAGTCATCTGTCGTAATTTCGAAGCGATCAATCCTTTGAGCATAGGCCCTCCTTGAAGGATATAATGCACTACCAATCGAGATATGAAGTATTTCCTTCACGGATAATAATTGAAGTACTTCCCTTTGTCAAATATCGCCGAGCGTTAAATTTTTTACAAAAGAACGGGGCCCCGCGGAGTTGTCCGCAGGGCCCCTTGCATCCCTTTGTCTATTACCGGGTCTGATAATGAGCTAAGATAAGGTTGATCAGCTCCTGTTTTTTAATTCGTCCTGGAAACGAAATCCCGCTGCTACTGGCAAATTCTTTCAGCGCCGGCACGGTCGCCGCGCTCAGATTCTCCTGGTCGTACGGACCATCCTTGTTGAACTCGCGCTTGGCCGCCCTCTTCCGTGACGCCGGCTTCGCGGATGCGACAGAGGACTCTATCGAGTCCCGGGTCTTGCGCAGGGCCTCCTCCAGCTGCTCCAAGGTCGCGCACTTCGCCACCGCCCTCTCGATCGACGTCAACCTGGAGGCAATCTCTTCGAACGCAGACTCATCAAGTCCCCCCGCGGAGTCGCTCTCCATCCTGCTTTTCGTCTCTGTCGAGCGCAGGATGGTCAGCTGTCGCTCCACCACCCCGGCCGACTCCGGCTCTATGATGTAGGAATTGACCATCTCACCCGCCCTCGGGTCCTTCTCCCTGGCCCTCACGGCAGCCCAGTACTCCAAGCGCCGGCCCACCACCTCGTAGGTCATCGGGCCGGACGGAAGAAGCACCAGCGGTTTCACCAACCCGCCGCTCCTGAGGATCGAGTCCGCCAGCCTCTCGACTACCTCCGGGTCGAACTCCGACCTCGCACCGGCGCATCTTATGCTCTTCACATCCACCAAAAAGTGTCTCACTGTCAAACTCCCGCCTTTTCCAGGACTTCGTCCGCAAGCATCTGGAAGTCAACGGCGGCCTGCTTGGCCGACGGGGAGACCTCCTCCTTGCAGAAATCAAAGATCGACTTCGGGTCCGGTATGTCCATCTCCTCCTGCCTCTTGGTGCGGCTGAGCGCCGTTGCCAACGGCATTCTCTCGAAAATCACGCTGTCCATGAGGGAGAAGCCGTACCTCTCCACGACCGACTGCTTCTGCCTCGGAAGGGTGAACTTGATGAACTGGTGGTTTGTGGATATCTTCGACGGCAGAACGCCGAAAACACCAAGCGGTTCTCGGTGGATCGTCCATCTGAACTCGTTCACGTCTCGGACAAACTGTTCGACATTGGTCAGCCCCTGGTTGGCGAAGGGCCTCAGATCGGACGGTATGATCAGGTAATCCGCCGTGGCCAGGGCGATCTCCGCGTAGAGGTCCCTGGAAGGGGGCGCGTCGATTATGACGAAATCGTAATCGTCCCGAACGTTGTCGAGCTTGGTCATGAGGCGAGACCTGCAGGCGGAGATCTGGGTGAGCTTGTACTGGTGGTTGGTTAGGTCTATATGCGAGGGGATCACGTCTATCTCCGGGGTGTTGAACGAACTCGACTCGCGGACCACGTCCGGGATGAAGTCGAAGTCCCCCGAGCCAAGGATATGGTAGACGTACTTGTCGATGATGTCGTCCTCCTCCTCGAACTGGAACTTGAGCAGCCCCACCGCGAAGGTGGCGTTGGACTGGGCGTCCATGTCCACCAGCAGCACAC
This window contains:
- a CDS encoding AAA family ATPase, whose amino-acid sequence is MAVRTKVYRRKKDVLSKFVKSTLLPQLDVPEGKGPGRARIADFQLDIEMFLRGLFMMRSTRRDRDGTVVVAVAPVGFKSDSLRKLGRYIDYLKARSGLLTNGLELRVYERAPGGGIELSFQCTEEEIPSRTEELRTLLGLAAASKVETDTLSAEDSADQDEGEPEKAPANDEPMSEPEPVPEPAGTLQGSDEPPEASSDATVIPGPEREGGGMKIIAVYHNKGGVGKTTISVNLAAALRNRGLRVLLVDMDAQSNATFAVGLLKFQFEEEDDIIDKYVYHILGSGDFDFIPDVVRESSSFNTPEIDVIPSHIDLTNHQYKLTQISACRSRLMTKLDNVRDDYDFVIIDAPPSRDLYAEIALATADYLIIPSDLRPFANQGLTNVEQFVRDVNEFRWTIHREPLGVFGVLPSKISTNHQFIKFTLPRQKQSVVERYGFSLMDSVIFERMPLATALSRTKRQEEMDIPDPKSIFDFCKEEVSPSAKQAAVDFQMLADEVLEKAGV
- a CDS encoding aspartate aminotransferase family protein translates to MDLGHLIPRNFKGKLRTAVRGEGVYLYDEKGDAYMDGCCGALLSNIGHGVKEVADAIHEQLLTMEFAHPSRWNNKVSVEAAAEVASLTQGDLDYVWFVSGGSEAIESAMKMARQYFVERDGPGSGKFRMVARWNSYHGGTTGTMGLAGNMGRRRIFAPLFLEAPKIQAHYCYRCPFNLKYPECGVACAHSLEDEILRIGAESVAAFFAEPVVGSTVGALNPPKEYWPIVREICTKYDVLLVADEIMSGMGRAGKPFCTQHWDVVPDIICSAKALSGGYAPVGAMIVRKGIAERIRDGSGAFQHGFTYNGNPVTAAAVTATIRYMKKNNVFENAVAMGRRFEERIPSLEEIPIVGEVRGLGMMRGIELVSDKESKSPFPPAMKAAAVVTEECMKRGLVIYPGTGQIGGVAGDQFLFAPPLTVTGEEMDTMTARLEEALKASVGALKVKG
- a CDS encoding MurR/RpiR family transcriptional regulator, producing the protein MTPGQRMVAGYIIENPYDAAFLTASQLGKMVGVSETTVIRLAHLLGFSGYHQLRGAMSGLLLDRLSTLERIREYGASQEQDYFERALHKDMGTIDMALSSVSFEDVKRLGEAIASAGAVYLAGYRSSYSLSYYLQFYLSWILPNVKSISPDMPFEMLLNSPRDGLVLGISFPRYSAWTVKVLETASKLGLTTASITDDMASPLAVRSKYTVAVPYRPVSFIDSFAAPMSVLNCLILSVAQRLGDDVTRKLSMLEKRWEEEEVYIQQKAPVKQEYRAGISNER